agataccactgagcgactttcactttcacacttcactTCCCTGCCAGTCCAATTTACTTTATTAACTTTGAGCAACCTTCGTTAAAAGCTTTAATGGAACTAAAGGTtgtgtttattatttaaataaggtTTTCAAAGTATCTGTGCATTTCAGTTACATACTCCCATTTTCCATTACAATAAAGAATTGAGAATTTCCCTGTTACAACTGGACATCTTTAAGAATAAGACTGTGCCTTAACCATAAGAGTATCTTGTGAGACTCTTTAACAACAAAGGGGGTATATCTGGGATGTTCAGTCATTGAAGTCCCAGAAGACAATTTTTCACTTCTTCAGATAAAAAGCTCCTCAGGCTTCATTTATAGAAGTTTCATTTATAGCCCTTTTCCAAGTTCCCTTGATACTGATGAGTCAAGCTCAAATAGCAGTGAGATGAAAGACTAGTTTAGGTCCTACTAAAGTGAAACATAGAACAAATTATGTCCTTGCTTTACTGTCTTCATCTGGGAAATAGAGCAGATCATGCCCACTCATCCCTGTCTTTAATATTACTTCCTTTGGTCACTGTAAGTAAATTCTCATGATGCTTGGCTGTGAACAAGACTCTGTAGAAACCTGCAAAAAGCAGAATAGGCTCATGTGAAAAACTCCACTAGTTCTCTGGGACAGACAGACCTGCCCAGATCCAGAAGTCTAAGGATTTTAAAAGCTAGGAAGGCCCAGAGACCCTGCTGACACCAAGGGACACCTCCTTCTCTATAGATCGACCCTTTCATTTTCTCTACTCTTTGATTCCCACTTGCCTCTCCACCTTTACCCAGAGAAGATGAGACCTCTTCCATAAAAGAACAATTGTGATAGCCCACATCAACTTCCACTTCTGGCTGtctataaaaaggaagaaaagcagtCTTATACAGGTTCCATTCCTTGAATAATGCAGTTTGCAAgcttaaagtatgaaaaggcaacttGGAAAAGCAAGTGCCTGTATATAAGTAAATGTCTGCAAAACCCTGGACAAAATTGAGGTCTCTGTGTACATGACAAGTATTTCTAGTGTTCGGGTGTTTGCCTGCTCTTCTGAGTGATTTTCCTTTGCATATCTGGATGAGTGAGAAGTGTGTGCTTAGAAGTAACTCTAGACAGGAAAAAAGGACGAGAAGAGGGTAGAGATTACCTTTGGTTCCCAGGCAGAGGGTTCCTAGAGCAACTGATACCACCCCACAAGGCCCAATCTACCCCTATGGAGAAATCTGAAAGGTTTCAACAAGTACAGGCTGACTTGGCCATCATAGCTAGTTCCTCAGTTTATAGGAGACCTCCTATTTGCACTTCTTGGTGGGCCTGCCCTGAACATAGTCGCTCACTGAAGGAGATCCTCCTCGTATTTCCTCTATACTTCTATCTCCCTTTCCCACTCCCTCCGCCCCCACACGTGCACAGGGTCTGTTTTGAGATTGGACTTCAGAACCAAATCTGGTAAATGCTGGCCTCTGAGAGCTCAGTGGCCCTGTCTTCAAAATAAAGCTCCAAATTAAAGCTTAAAGAGTCAGCCCAGTCGCTTAAAATCTGGTCCAGAAAAGCAAGAGATAATCGGGGAGCTGGGGTCCTCCTAGGCTAGACCAATCCTTTTCTGCCCTCACCCACGCTGCGCCAGCACTTGTTTCTCCAAAGCCACCCGGCTTTCCTGCGCGTTcaggggaggggagaaaaggaaaggggaggggaggaagaaaggaggtgGGAAGGCAAGGAGGCAGGCCCGGCGGGGGCGGGACCCGACTAGCAAACTGTTGCATTTGCTCTCCACCTCCCAGCACCCTCTCCGAGATCCCAGGGAGCCAGTGTGCTGCGAGCGCCGGAGGGTCCGGAGCAAGCCTGGAGGCAGAGCCAGCGACCGAGGGAAAGCGAACGAGCTAGCTGCTTCCGTGCGGGACAGGAGCCTAAGGGACGCACCGCGTCAACCCCAGCGGGCTCTGGCGACAGCCAACGCCTCTTGCACCGCGGCGGCTTCTAAGTCGCCGCCCCGGAGCTGCCCTTTCTTCTTCGGTGAAGTTTTTAAAAGCTGCTAGAGACTCGGAAGAAACAAGGAAAGTGCCGGGTAGGACTGACGGCTGCCTttgtcctcctcccctccccctgcccccccccccaccagggtCTCCTCTACGGCTGCTGCCTCTGTCTGTTCCTCTCAGCCCCCTCaacctcccccgccccccgcttcCAGTCAGTCCCGCGCGGCCAGCCCGAGTTTGCAGAGAGGTAACTCCCTTTGGCTGCGAGCGGGCAAGCTAGCTGCACGTTGCAAAGACGGCTCTGGGGTGCCAGGAGACCTGGGAGCTGCTTCAGCGCTGCAGCCAGAATCTGGCTGGTTAGGCGGCGCGCAAGTCAGACCCCCTGGTTCCTCTTACTCCCTTTCCACCTCCCCTGCACGCTGCTCCTCCTTCCCACCAGTTTGTGTGGCCAGAGATCAAACGATGAAAAGGCAGTCAGGACTTCAGTAGCCAACGcccccacaaaaataaaaaagaaagaaaagggacaaAACATAACAAAGCCccaaccaaaaccaaacaaacgaAACCCAACAACAAAGCCCAAAATAAACCAAAGAGAAATTAACCAGGCTCCTATTTGCACCTGCTTCAGTGGATAACAAATTCAGAAGGCGGAGGGTCCCCCCTACCTTCAAGAAGCATCTTTTGCCTCTACCCTACAAGTATTCAGGAACAGATTGTGAGCCTACCAGGAAAGATCGTGTTCAGCGCGTGTTTCCTCTGCACTATACTTTGAGGCTGTCAGAACGCTTTGGAGAGCTTATTCCTGCAAGTTTCCTTACCAGGAGCTTCCCGCAGGTGGGCAACTAGCTGCAGCAATTACGCACTGCAGCCTGTTGAACACTTCTCAGCAAGAAAAGGGGAGCAGGATAAAGGAATTAGGTGAAAGATTGAGCCAAGCTTCAGGATGGAAGTGCAGTTAGGGCTGGGGAGGGTCTACCCCCGGCCACCGTCCAAGACCTATCGAGGAGCTTTCCAGAACCTGTTTCAGAGTGTATGCGAAGTGATCCAGAACCCGCTCCCCCGGCACCCTGAGGCCTCGAGCGCAGCACCTCCCGGCGCCcgtttgcagcagcagcaggagaccaGTCCACGgcggcagcagcaacagcagcagcagagagaggatGGCTCTCCCCAAGTCCAGAGCAGAGGCCCCACAGGCTACCTGGCCCTGGAAGAGGAACAGCAGCCTTCACAACATCACTCAGCCCCCGAGGGTCACCCGGAGAGTGGCTGCGTCCCAGAGCCCAGAGCTGCCTCGGCTGGCGGCAAGGGGCTGCAGCAGCCGCCGCCAGCACCTCTGGATGAGGATGACTCAGCTGCCCCATCCACGTTGTCCCTGCTGGGCCCCACTTTCCCCGGCTTAAGCAGCTGCTCCACCGATCTTAAAGACATCCTGAGCGAGGCTGGCACCATGCAACTTCttcaacagcagcaacagcagcagcaggaggcggTATCCGAAGGCAGCAGCGGGAGAGCGAGGGAGGCCACTGGGGCTCCCATCTCTTCCAAGGACAGTTACCTAGGAGGCAGTTCGACCATCTCGGACAGCGCCAAGGAGTTGTGTAAGGCAGTGTCGGTGTCCATGGGCTTGGGTGTGGAGGCATTGGAGCATCTGAGCCCTGGGGAGCAGCTTCGGGGGGATTGCATGTACGCCCCGCTCCTGGGAGGTCCACCAGCCGCGGTGCGTCCCACTCCTTGTGCCCCCTTGGCTGAATGCAAAGGTTCTCTGCTGGATGATGGCCCGAGCAAGGGCACTGAAGAGACTGCTGAGTATTCCCCTTTCAAGGCAGGTTACACCAAAGGTCTGGACACTGACAGCCTGGGCTGCTCTGGCAGCGGCGAAGCAGGGGGCTCTGGAACACTTGAGCTGCCATCCACCCTGTCTCTCTACAAGTCTGGAGCACTGGACGAGGTAGCAGCTTATCAGACTCGCGACTACTACAACTTTCCGCTAGCCCTGGCCGGGCCGCCGCCCCCTCCACCACCTCCCCATCCGCATGCCCGCATTAAGCTGGAGAACCCGCTGGACTACGGCAGCGCCTGGGCGGCCGCTGCAGCGCAGTGCCGCTATGGGGACCTGGCGAGCCTGCATGGCGGGGGTGCAGCAGGACCGGGCTCAGGCTCACCCTCAGCCGCCGCCTCCTCTTCCTGGCACACTCTCTTCACGGCCGAAGAAGGCCAGCTGTATGGGCCAGCTGTATGTGGCGGAGGCGGGGGCGGCAGTGCAGGCGAGGCAGGGGCTGCAGCCCCATACGGCTACACTCGGCCACCTCAGGGGCTGGCGAGCCAAGAAGGTGACTTCTCCCCACCCGATGTGTGGTATCCCGGCGGCGTGGTGAGCAGAGTGCCCTATCCAAGTCCCAGCTGTGTCAAAAGCGAAATGGGCCCCTGGATGGAGAACTATTCTGGACCTTATGGGGACATGCGGTAAGTCTCTCctcctaaaaatgtttttaagcctAGAgtcagccctctcctcccctcgcAAACATTCTGTTCCTGGGCGAGCTTAACAGAGTTTCACAGAAAGGGCCTCTTTAAATCTGGAGCCTTCCCTGGACTCTTGGCCTACCAAAGATTGACCTTTGCTCTCTGAACCCCAACTGTGTGCCCCAGCCCACACCGCTGTGAGTCCTGGATGCTGGTGCAAGCCTTTCTAGATTCCTTGACTTGACAACTCTCTACTAAGCCTCCTAAAATCTCACCTGACACTTGTTACTCCATGTCCTGCCGGCTCCAAATTTAAATCCAGTTCCAAGGGCCATTTTATGAAATAAACCCTTTTAAGCCCTCCACTaattttcctctcccctcccccaatcaGAGACCCTAGACAAGAAATGTGGGCACTTTCTCCTCTTAAGGTCTGTTAGGATTTGCCCCTCCAGCTTGTCTTGGCAGGTTAGAGGCAAAATGACTGGCCCAAGCTTTTCTCAACCCGCTTCCTCCAAAGAGATGAAAGGAAGAATGGGATTATGGGAACAAGgtggtctctgggttgggaggccCGCTGTGTGGGAAGAAGAGGTGAAGTCCCTTTGCTGGCAATAAGGAGGACTTGCCCCAGGGTTGGAGGTCAGGAGACAGACTCCAACCAGGCACAATTAGAGCAGGCAAAGGTAGGGGAAAACCAAATGACAAATTTCCTCATAAACGATGGGTAAGATTTACCCTCACAGTTTGACTATGTTGGAACTAGATGGAAGAGTTGGATTTCTCTTGTAAagtgtttattttctgtatgGATTACAAAAAATCCACAATTCATACTTTGAGTTTGCATCAGATCTATAAGGAAGAGAATGTTCTTTTAATGAACAATTTAACCAGACTTGAGTCTGACTTACAAAAGTGTTGAGGGAAAAGTTTAAAAGGATTTCCTGCTATTGCTCAGAAATCTGCTTTTGTGAAGGGAAATATTCTTCACTGTATTCCTTCATTTTAAGGATATACttgcattttaaaacataataacaAATTGGGTAAGAACTGTTAAGGATCTGTGAGCCTTACTCTTGCCCAAGAGTTTTAATTAGGCTATGAAAAAAGTGGCAGTCAGTTTCATCTTGCCTGTTAAAGTTTCTTCCTTACTACAACTGAGCtttttggagaccaagaagctttttaaattttataaaaaattaaagattttttccTGAGCAAACTAAGATATTAGTTTATCTCTGTGAGGGAGGGAATATTAACTGGGGAACTAACTCCTCAGAATTTCTGGGTGTTGATGTCTTATGGTCTTGAGTCTTGTTCTGAGTTTCTGTAGCTATTTTCTTTACCTGtgacattttcagtttattaGCCTTTAGCATGTTTGTTTGGAGACTTAAACCAACAGCTTGCTTCCTTTCACTGATGCTTCTGTTCTTGGAAGATTGATAGCACAatgttagaaaagaaagaggagaatagggtttcataaaatattatttcctggGCTAGTGAAGAAACAGCTTCTAACCAGGCTTTGcattttttaggtttttaaggttTGGCTTACAAGATTTTCAAAGGGTTCATTTATATtctcagtctttaaaaaatttttttgcaaagTGGGCATACTGTGGGACAAAAGGTCTTCATTTTATAAGAACAGATTCACTTGCTAGAGTATTTacctacccccccccccaaatgccCCAAGGCTGTTGCTTGTCGGCAGagctttctttttaatgtgaacggtttgtttgttttattttgtttttggcggggcgggggagggggtggaatGTATAAGGTGCTTCATGACTTGCCTAGTCACTGGAACCGTCCCTTTTCTGTATGCCTCCCACAACATCCAAGTAAGTAACTCAATTAACAGGGAGAATATGAATGATTCCATGTTAAGGAACGTGTGTGTTTTCAAAGGCATAACCTGAAATTTTCAGAAAGTGGCTAtagagagtttttaaaaagttcttcccatcaggtgtgCAGTAAGCTAGGTGATTTTATCTCAGATCTTCATGGAAaaacttctctatttttaaaacctGCATAAATTAATGACCTCAAATCGTGAGAAATCAGTAGTAACCTAAGAAAGCACAAGattatttattctctcctggTTTGTGATTGCTGCATTGGTTATAGGAGTCTAGTGAGAGGTAAAACTGGTGTTTCTGTCTTGTGAGTTGACAAAGATTTTTCATTTGTAAGATATAGAAAATCCTCAAATTGGGTTTTTgaaaatttatcaattttatcatAATTCAACCAGCCCCAATCTAAAAGTtgatatttttttactttctctttctctctaacATTTTATAGGGCACAATTTGGTGAAGGGAAGGAATTTTTCTTAAGTCAAAGCTGGAGCTTCCACTCTCTTTGTATTACATACATTATATGCCATCTTTCAGTTAAAAATCTCAACATTCTAGAGACTTTCAATAATATGTTGGATTCCTCCCTTTTCCAATTGTGTGTGAACTTCTGGAATAATTCTGTGTATCTATCTGTATATCTACAATGTTTCTGTCAAGAGGAGAACGGTCTTAGATGGtccctttttaatatatatatatatatatatatatatatatatatatatatatatataattttagcaTGTGGTTTGAGCTTCGGAAGGAATAATAAAAAGTGATAGGGTTGGTATGAAACCCTGATAATATTTTATGAAGTTTTCTTCTTTCAGAGATCAAACAAGACTACAACTTTGTTAATTGACCACTGTCTCACTTGACAGAAGTAAGGCCCTTTATATCCCAGCAAATAGCATAATaatatgacaaatatttattcttgGAGATGAAACCAAGGGAAGCCTATGTAGGAATTAAAGTTGGGGTTTAAATAAATTATCCAGATGCAAAAAGAacgttttaatttttctgttgataATTTGTTCTGGTCTTCATAATAGGTAGAATTTTAGTAATGCTTTAAAACTGGCAAATCCTGCCTTTCTCCATTAGTTATTTCAAAAGAGGTCATTTTATTAATTCCCCTTTCTATCTACTTTCATCCCTGCAGTTAtcaagcagctttttttttttttttttgcaaggagcAGTTTGTCTGTTTGGTAAATCTGAGTTTTGCTTTGGGAATGATGCTATCTGTCTATAGACCTTCAGAAGGGTCAATATGTTGGGAAGAAGCATCCTTTCTTCATAGTCAGCAAATAACTGGTGAGATCTCTCTGGGTACCAGTAATCAGAACTCAAGCACCAGATAGTCACACAGGGTGGTACCCCATTTAGAAATATGTTCAAGATGTAGTGATAGAATTCTCTTAGTTGTCTACAGAGTATCTCAGCTCTGCCGAAGGTTAACATCAGTGagagatatttttgaaaaagctGTCCAGTTGCAGGGTCACT
The genomic region above belongs to Ovis canadensis isolate MfBH-ARS-UI-01 breed Bighorn chromosome X, ARS-UI_OviCan_v2, whole genome shotgun sequence and contains:
- the AR gene encoding androgen receptor, which translates into the protein MEVQLGLGRVYPRPPSKTYRGAFQNLFQSVCEVIQNPLPRHPEASSAAPPGARLQQQQETSPRRQQQQQQQREDGSPQVQSRGPTGYLALEEEQQPSQHHSAPEGHPESGCVPEPRAASAGGKGLQQPPPAPLDEDDSAAPSTLSLLGPTFPGLSSCSTDLKDILSEAGTMQLLQQQQQQQQEAVSEGSSGRAREATGAPISSKDSYLGGSSTISDSAKELCKAVSVSMGLGVEALEHLSPGEQLRGDCMYAPLLGGPPAAVRPTPCAPLAECKGSLLDDGPSKGTEETAEYSPFKAGYTKGLDTDSLGCSGSGEAGGSGTLELPSTLSLYKSGALDEVAAYQTRDYYNFPLALAGPPPPPPPPHPHARIKLENPLDYGSAWAAAAAQCRYGDLASLHGGGAAGPGSGSPSAAASSSWHTLFTAEEGQLYGPAVCGGGGGGSAGEAGAAAPYGYTRPPQGLASQEGDFSPPDVWYPGGVVSRVPYPSPSCVKSEMGPWMENYSGPYGDMRLETTRDHVLPIDYYFPPQKTCLICGDEASGCHYGALTCGSCKVFFKRAAEGKQKYLCASRNDCTIDKFRRKNCPSCRLRKCYEAGMTLGARKLKKLGNLKLQEEGEASSATSPTEEPAQKLTVSHIEGYECQPIFLNVLEAIEPGVVCAGHDNNQPDSFAALLSSLNELGERQLVHVVKWAKALPGFRNLHVDDQMAVIQYSWMGLMVFAMGWRSFTNVNSRMLYFAPDLVFNEYRMHKSRMYSQCVRMRHLSQEFGWLQITPQEFLCMKALLLFSIIPVDGLKNQKFFDELRMNYIKELDRIIACKRKNPTSCSRRFYQLTKLLDSVQPIARELHQFTFDLLIKSHMVSVDFPEMMAEIISVQVPKILSGKVKPIYFHTQ